One stretch of Sander vitreus isolate 19-12246 chromosome 16, sanVit1, whole genome shotgun sequence DNA includes these proteins:
- the ppwd1 gene encoding peptidylprolyl isomerase domain and WD repeat-containing protein 1 encodes MAASENNVDLKRKAEDAQDGEGDGEEEEWVGPMPSEAITTKKRKVLDYERVYLDNLPSAAMYERSYMHRDVITQIVCSKTDFIITASQDGHVKFWKKKEDEGIEFVKHFRSHLGVIESIAVSAEGALLCSVGDDQAMKVFDVVNFDMINMLKLGFHPGQSEWIYNPGDAISTVACSEKSTGKIFVYDGRGSNQPLHIFDKMHSSPLSQIRLNPRFRVIVSADKAGMLEYWTGLPSEFRFPKHVHWEYKTGTDLYEFVKHKTYPTSLTFSSDGKKMATIASDRKVRIFRFLTGKLMRVFDESLSMFTELQQMRQQLPDMEFGRRMAVERELEKVDGIRLTNIIFDETGHFVLYGTMLGIKVINVETNRCVRILGKLENIRVVKLCLFQGVAKATHVAPTVEMKACDNPALDNVEPDPTVFCTAFKKNRFYMFSKREPEDTKSADSDRDIFNEKPSKEEVMAATQAEGPKRVSDSAIIHTTMGDIHIKLFPVECPKTVENFCVHSRNGYYNGHIFHRVIKGFMIQTGDPTGTGMGGESIWGGEFEDEFHATLRHDRPYTLSMANGGPGTNGSQFFVTVVPTPWLDNKHTVFGRCTKGMEAVQRISNVKVNPKTDKPYEDISIINITVK; translated from the exons ATGGCGGCGTCTGAAAACAATGTGGATCTTAAGCGAAAAGCCGAGGACGCTCAGGATGGAGAAGGGgatggagaagaggaggagtggGTCGGACCCATGCCAAGCGAAGCTATCACGACTAAGAAAAGGAAAG TACTCGATTATGAGCGTGTTTATCTGGACAACCTCCCCTCAGCTGCAATGTATGAACGGAGCTACATGCACAGAGACGTTATTACACAGATAGTTTGCTCAAA GACGGACTTCATTATCACAGCCAGCCAGGATGGCCATGTCAAGTTTTGGAAGAAGAAGGAGGACGAGGGAATAGAGTTTGTCAAACACTTTCGAAGCCATCTCG GTGTGATAGAAAGCATTGCAGTCAGTGCTGAAGGAGCCCTTCTCTGTTCGGTTGGTGATGATCAGGCCATGAAAGTGTTTGATGTTGTCAACTTTGACATGATCAATATGCTGAAGTTGGG CTTTCATCCAGGCCAGTCCGAGTGGATCTACAATCCCGGGGATGCCATTTCCACGGTGGCCTGCTCGGAAAAATCCACAGGGAAGATCTTCGTCTATGACGGACGGGGAAGCAACCAGCCGCTCCACATCTTCGACAAGATGCACTCCTCGCCGCTGTCCCAAATCCGCCTGAATCCCAGATTTCGAGTCATCGTCTCCGCTGACAAAGCGGGAATGCTGGAATACTGGACTGGCCTCCCGAGCGAATTCAGATTCCCCAAGCATGTGCATTGGGAATACAAAACAGGAACAGACTTGTACGAATTCGTAAAACACAAAACGTATCCCACAAGCCTCACGTTTTCTTCGGACGGGAAGAAAATGGCCACCATTGCGTCCGACAGGAAAGTCAGAATCTTCCGCTTCCTGACAGGGAAGCTGATGAGAGTGTTCGATGAATCGCTAAGT ATGTTCACAGAGCTGCAGCAGATGAGGCAGCAGCTGCCCGACATGGAGTTCGGGAGGCGGATGGCTGTGGAGAGAGAGCTGGAGAAGGTGGACGGCATCCGACTGACAAATATCATCTTTGATGAGACCGGCCACTTTGTGCTCTATGGGACCATGCTCGGCATCAAGGTCATCAATGTGGAGACCAACAG ATGTGTGCGGATCCTCGGGAAGTTGGAGAACATCCGTGTGGTCAAGCTGTGTCTGTTCCAGGGGGTTGCAAAGGCCACGCACGTGGCACCCACTGTGGAGATGAAAGCGTGCGACAACCCTGCCTTAGATAACGTGGAGCCTGACCCCACCGTATTCTGCACCGCGTTTAAGAAGAACCGCTTCTACATG TTCTCAAAGAGAGAACCAGAGGATACGAAGAGTGCAGACTCGGACAGAGACATCTTTAACGAGAAGCCCTCGAAGGAAGAAGTGATGGCTGCCACGCAGGCGGAGGGCCCCAAGAGAGTGTCTGACAGCGCCATCATCCACACCACCATGGGAGACATCCACATCAAGCTTTTCCCCGTGGA ATGCCCCAAAACTGTGGAGAACTTCTGTGTCCACAGCAGGAACGGCTACTACAACGGTCACATATTCCACAGAGTGATCAAG GGTTTTATGATTCAGACAGGAGACCCCACAGGCACAGGCATGGGCGGCGAGAGCATCTGGGGAGGAGAGTTTGAGGACGAGTTCCATGCCACGCTGAGACACGACCGCCCGTACACGCTCAGTATGGCCAACGGAGGCCCCGGCACCAACGGCTCGCAGTTTTTCGTCACCGTTGTTCCAACT CCTTGGCTCGACAACAAGCACACGGTGTTTGGAAGGTGTACGAAAGGCATGGAGGCCGTCCAGAGGATCTCCAACGTCAAAGTTAACCCCAAGACCGACAAACCGTATGAAGACATCAGCATCATCAACATCACCGTAAAGTGA
- the trim23 gene encoding E3 ubiquitin-protein ligase TRIM23 isoform X3, translating to MAAAAAGINKQGAVATMEPCIRHGRGAHGNTVKVLECGVCEDVFSLQGDKVPRLLLCGHTVCHDCLTRLPLHGRAVRCPFDRQVTELGDSGVWGLKKNFALLELLERLQNGATNQSGMAEDALRGMGECIIRCDEDESHTASMYCTVCATHLCAECSQLTHSTRTLAKHRRVPLADKPHEKTLCPQHQVHAIEFVCLEEACQSGPLMCCVCKEYGKHQGHKHAVLETEANQIRASILDMAHCIRTFTDEVSEYSRKLVGIVQQIEGGEQIVEDGVPGTAESARSCVRAYFADLHETLCRQEEMALSVVDAHVRERLIWLRQQQEDMTILLSQVSTACLHCEKTLQQDDCRVVLAKQEINCLLETLQKQQHQFTELADHIQLDAGIPVTFTKDNRVHIGPKMEIRVVTLGLDGAGKTTILFKLKQDEFMQPIPTIGFNVETVEYKNLKFTIWDVGGKHKLRPLWKHYYLNTQAVVFVIDSCHRDRLMEAHSELAKLLTEKELRDALLLIFANKQFACLQDVPGVVSVEEMTELLSLHKLCCGRSWHIQGCDARSGMGLHEGLDWLSRQLVAAGVLDVA from the exons ATGGCCGCTGCTGCAGCAGGAATAAACAAGCAGGGCGCCGTAGCGACGATGGAGCCCTGTATCCGACACGGGAGGGGAGCTCATGGAAACACGGTTAAG GTGCTGGAGTGTGGTGTATGCGAGGACGTCTTCTCTCTCCAGGGGGACAAGGTCCCTCGTCTCCTGCTCTGTGGTCACACAGTGTGCCATGATTGTCTAACCCGGCTGCCCCTCCATGGTAGAGCGGTCCGCTGCCCCTTCGACAGACAGGTCACTGAGCTGG GGGACTCTGGAGTTTGGGGTCTGAAGAAGAACTTTGCTCTGCTTGAGCTCTTGGAGCGACTCCAGAATGGAGCTACCAACCAGTCGGGAATGGCGGAGGATGCCCTGAGAGGCATGGGAGAA TGTATAATCCGATGTGATGAGGATGAGAGCCACACGGCCTCTATGTACTGCACCGTGTGTGCCACCCACCTGTGTGCCGAGTGCTCCCAGCTCACCCACTCCACCCGCACGCTGGCCAAACACCGTCGGGTGCCGCTGGCCGACAAGCCTCACGAGAAGACTCTGTGCCCGCAGCATCAGGTCCACGCCATTGAGTTTGTCTGCCTGGAGGAGGCCTGTCAGTCTGGGCCGctcatgtgctgtgtgtgtaagGAGTACGGCAAGCACCAGGGACATAAG CACGCTGTTCTTGAGACCGAAGCTAACCAGATCCGTGCATCCATTTTGGACATGGCCCACTGCATCCGCACCTTCACAGATGAAGTGTCCGAGTACTCAAGGAAGCTGGTGGGCATTGTGCAGCAAATAGAAGGTGGAGAGCAGATAGTCGAGGACGGA GTCCCCGGCACAGCAGAGAGCGCACGCTCCTGTGTCCGAGCTTACTTCGCCGACCTTCACGAGACTCTGTGTCGGCAGGAGGAGATGGCACTGAGCGTGGTGGACGCTCACGTCAGGGAGAGGCTGATCTGGCtgaggcagcagcaggaggacaTGACCATCCTGCTGTCTCAGGTCTCCACCGCCTGCCTGCACTGTGAGAAAACTCTTCAACAG GATGACTGCAGAGTTGTGCTGGCAAAGCAGGAGATCAACTGTTTGCTGGAGACGCTTCAGAAGCAGCAGCACCAGTTCACAGAGCTGGCAGATCACATTCAGCTGGATGCTGGCATCCCCGTCACCTTCACCAAG GACAACCGGGTCCACATCGGTCCGAAGATGGAGATCCGTGTAGTAACTCTCGGGCTGGACGGAGCTGGAAAAACCACCATCCTCTTCAAGCTGAAACAAGACGAGTTCATGCAACCCATCCCAACCATCG gttTCAATGTGGAGACGGTTGAATATAAGAACTTGAAATTCACCATCTGGGACGTGGGTGGAAAACATAAGCTCCGACCCCTCTGGAAACACTATTACCTGAACACTCAAG CGGTGGTGTTTGTGATTGACAGCTGCCACAGGGACAGACTGATGGAGGCTCACAGTGAGCTGGCCAAACTACTGACGGAGAAGGAGCTGAGAGACGCCTTGTTGCTCATCTTTGCAAACAAACag TTTGCATGTCTGCAGGACGTCCCCGGTGTCGTGTCTGTGGAGGAGATGACGGAGCTGCTGAGCCTACACAAGCTGTGCTGCGGGAGGAGCTGGCACATTCAGGGCTGTGACGCCCGCAGTGGGATGGGCCTCCACGAGGGGCTGGATTGGCTCTCCAGACAGCTGGTGGCCGCTGGTGTCCTGGACGTTGCCTAA
- the trim23 gene encoding E3 ubiquitin-protein ligase TRIM23 isoform X2, which translates to MAAAAAGINKQGAVATMEPCIRHGRGAHGNTVKVLECGVCEDVFSLQGDKVPRLLLCGHTVCHDCLTRLPLHGRAVRCPFDRQVTELGDSGVWGLKKNFALLELLERLQNGATNQSGMAEDALRGMGECIIRCDEDESHTASMYCTVCATHLCAECSQLTHSTRTLAKHRRVPLADKPHEKTLCPQHQVHAIEFVCLEEACQSGPLMCCVCKEYGKHQGHKHAVLETEANQIRASILDMAHCIRTFTDEVSEYSRKLVGIVQQIEGGEQIVEDGVGMAHTEHVPGTAESARSCVRAYFADLHETLCRQEEMALSVVDAHVRERLIWLRQQQEDMTILLSQVSTACLHCEKTLQQDDCRVVLAKQEINCLLETLQKQQHQFTELADHIQLDAGIPVTFTKDNRVHIGPKMEIRVVTLGLDGAGKTTILFKLKQDEFMQPIPTIGFNVETVEYKNLKFTIWDVGGKHKLRPLWKHYYLNTQAVVFVIDSCHRDRLMEAHSELAKLLTEKELRDALLLIFANKQDVPGVVSVEEMTELLSLHKLCCGRSWHIQGCDARSGMGLHEGLDWLSRQLVAAGVLDVA; encoded by the exons ATGGCCGCTGCTGCAGCAGGAATAAACAAGCAGGGCGCCGTAGCGACGATGGAGCCCTGTATCCGACACGGGAGGGGAGCTCATGGAAACACGGTTAAG GTGCTGGAGTGTGGTGTATGCGAGGACGTCTTCTCTCTCCAGGGGGACAAGGTCCCTCGTCTCCTGCTCTGTGGTCACACAGTGTGCCATGATTGTCTAACCCGGCTGCCCCTCCATGGTAGAGCGGTCCGCTGCCCCTTCGACAGACAGGTCACTGAGCTGG GGGACTCTGGAGTTTGGGGTCTGAAGAAGAACTTTGCTCTGCTTGAGCTCTTGGAGCGACTCCAGAATGGAGCTACCAACCAGTCGGGAATGGCGGAGGATGCCCTGAGAGGCATGGGAGAA TGTATAATCCGATGTGATGAGGATGAGAGCCACACGGCCTCTATGTACTGCACCGTGTGTGCCACCCACCTGTGTGCCGAGTGCTCCCAGCTCACCCACTCCACCCGCACGCTGGCCAAACACCGTCGGGTGCCGCTGGCCGACAAGCCTCACGAGAAGACTCTGTGCCCGCAGCATCAGGTCCACGCCATTGAGTTTGTCTGCCTGGAGGAGGCCTGTCAGTCTGGGCCGctcatgtgctgtgtgtgtaagGAGTACGGCAAGCACCAGGGACATAAG CACGCTGTTCTTGAGACCGAAGCTAACCAGATCCGTGCATCCATTTTGGACATGGCCCACTGCATCCGCACCTTCACAGATGAAGTGTCCGAGTACTCAAGGAAGCTGGTGGGCATTGTGCAGCAAATAGAAGGTGGAGAGCAGATAGTCGAGGACGGAGTAGGCATGGCACACACTGAACAT GTCCCCGGCACAGCAGAGAGCGCACGCTCCTGTGTCCGAGCTTACTTCGCCGACCTTCACGAGACTCTGTGTCGGCAGGAGGAGATGGCACTGAGCGTGGTGGACGCTCACGTCAGGGAGAGGCTGATCTGGCtgaggcagcagcaggaggacaTGACCATCCTGCTGTCTCAGGTCTCCACCGCCTGCCTGCACTGTGAGAAAACTCTTCAACAG GATGACTGCAGAGTTGTGCTGGCAAAGCAGGAGATCAACTGTTTGCTGGAGACGCTTCAGAAGCAGCAGCACCAGTTCACAGAGCTGGCAGATCACATTCAGCTGGATGCTGGCATCCCCGTCACCTTCACCAAG GACAACCGGGTCCACATCGGTCCGAAGATGGAGATCCGTGTAGTAACTCTCGGGCTGGACGGAGCTGGAAAAACCACCATCCTCTTCAAGCTGAAACAAGACGAGTTCATGCAACCCATCCCAACCATCG gttTCAATGTGGAGACGGTTGAATATAAGAACTTGAAATTCACCATCTGGGACGTGGGTGGAAAACATAAGCTCCGACCCCTCTGGAAACACTATTACCTGAACACTCAAG CGGTGGTGTTTGTGATTGACAGCTGCCACAGGGACAGACTGATGGAGGCTCACAGTGAGCTGGCCAAACTACTGACGGAGAAGGAGCTGAGAGACGCCTTGTTGCTCATCTTTGCAAACAAACag GACGTCCCCGGTGTCGTGTCTGTGGAGGAGATGACGGAGCTGCTGAGCCTACACAAGCTGTGCTGCGGGAGGAGCTGGCACATTCAGGGCTGTGACGCCCGCAGTGGGATGGGCCTCCACGAGGGGCTGGATTGGCTCTCCAGACAGCTGGTGGCCGCTGGTGTCCTGGACGTTGCCTAA
- the trim23 gene encoding E3 ubiquitin-protein ligase TRIM23 isoform X1 translates to MAAAAAGINKQGAVATMEPCIRHGRGAHGNTVKVLECGVCEDVFSLQGDKVPRLLLCGHTVCHDCLTRLPLHGRAVRCPFDRQVTELGDSGVWGLKKNFALLELLERLQNGATNQSGMAEDALRGMGECIIRCDEDESHTASMYCTVCATHLCAECSQLTHSTRTLAKHRRVPLADKPHEKTLCPQHQVHAIEFVCLEEACQSGPLMCCVCKEYGKHQGHKHAVLETEANQIRASILDMAHCIRTFTDEVSEYSRKLVGIVQQIEGGEQIVEDGVGMAHTEHVPGTAESARSCVRAYFADLHETLCRQEEMALSVVDAHVRERLIWLRQQQEDMTILLSQVSTACLHCEKTLQQDDCRVVLAKQEINCLLETLQKQQHQFTELADHIQLDAGIPVTFTKDNRVHIGPKMEIRVVTLGLDGAGKTTILFKLKQDEFMQPIPTIGFNVETVEYKNLKFTIWDVGGKHKLRPLWKHYYLNTQAVVFVIDSCHRDRLMEAHSELAKLLTEKELRDALLLIFANKQFACLQDVPGVVSVEEMTELLSLHKLCCGRSWHIQGCDARSGMGLHEGLDWLSRQLVAAGVLDVA, encoded by the exons ATGGCCGCTGCTGCAGCAGGAATAAACAAGCAGGGCGCCGTAGCGACGATGGAGCCCTGTATCCGACACGGGAGGGGAGCTCATGGAAACACGGTTAAG GTGCTGGAGTGTGGTGTATGCGAGGACGTCTTCTCTCTCCAGGGGGACAAGGTCCCTCGTCTCCTGCTCTGTGGTCACACAGTGTGCCATGATTGTCTAACCCGGCTGCCCCTCCATGGTAGAGCGGTCCGCTGCCCCTTCGACAGACAGGTCACTGAGCTGG GGGACTCTGGAGTTTGGGGTCTGAAGAAGAACTTTGCTCTGCTTGAGCTCTTGGAGCGACTCCAGAATGGAGCTACCAACCAGTCGGGAATGGCGGAGGATGCCCTGAGAGGCATGGGAGAA TGTATAATCCGATGTGATGAGGATGAGAGCCACACGGCCTCTATGTACTGCACCGTGTGTGCCACCCACCTGTGTGCCGAGTGCTCCCAGCTCACCCACTCCACCCGCACGCTGGCCAAACACCGTCGGGTGCCGCTGGCCGACAAGCCTCACGAGAAGACTCTGTGCCCGCAGCATCAGGTCCACGCCATTGAGTTTGTCTGCCTGGAGGAGGCCTGTCAGTCTGGGCCGctcatgtgctgtgtgtgtaagGAGTACGGCAAGCACCAGGGACATAAG CACGCTGTTCTTGAGACCGAAGCTAACCAGATCCGTGCATCCATTTTGGACATGGCCCACTGCATCCGCACCTTCACAGATGAAGTGTCCGAGTACTCAAGGAAGCTGGTGGGCATTGTGCAGCAAATAGAAGGTGGAGAGCAGATAGTCGAGGACGGAGTAGGCATGGCACACACTGAACAT GTCCCCGGCACAGCAGAGAGCGCACGCTCCTGTGTCCGAGCTTACTTCGCCGACCTTCACGAGACTCTGTGTCGGCAGGAGGAGATGGCACTGAGCGTGGTGGACGCTCACGTCAGGGAGAGGCTGATCTGGCtgaggcagcagcaggaggacaTGACCATCCTGCTGTCTCAGGTCTCCACCGCCTGCCTGCACTGTGAGAAAACTCTTCAACAG GATGACTGCAGAGTTGTGCTGGCAAAGCAGGAGATCAACTGTTTGCTGGAGACGCTTCAGAAGCAGCAGCACCAGTTCACAGAGCTGGCAGATCACATTCAGCTGGATGCTGGCATCCCCGTCACCTTCACCAAG GACAACCGGGTCCACATCGGTCCGAAGATGGAGATCCGTGTAGTAACTCTCGGGCTGGACGGAGCTGGAAAAACCACCATCCTCTTCAAGCTGAAACAAGACGAGTTCATGCAACCCATCCCAACCATCG gttTCAATGTGGAGACGGTTGAATATAAGAACTTGAAATTCACCATCTGGGACGTGGGTGGAAAACATAAGCTCCGACCCCTCTGGAAACACTATTACCTGAACACTCAAG CGGTGGTGTTTGTGATTGACAGCTGCCACAGGGACAGACTGATGGAGGCTCACAGTGAGCTGGCCAAACTACTGACGGAGAAGGAGCTGAGAGACGCCTTGTTGCTCATCTTTGCAAACAAACag TTTGCATGTCTGCAGGACGTCCCCGGTGTCGTGTCTGTGGAGGAGATGACGGAGCTGCTGAGCCTACACAAGCTGTGCTGCGGGAGGAGCTGGCACATTCAGGGCTGTGACGCCCGCAGTGGGATGGGCCTCCACGAGGGGCTGGATTGGCTCTCCAGACAGCTGGTGGCCGCTGGTGTCCTGGACGTTGCCTAA
- the mzt2b gene encoding mitotic-spindle organizing protein 2, translated as MSQQPQQTAHSAPDSPALVVTSNVQKYAIKKKKVLSAEEAELFEVTQAAGITMDQEVFKIIVDLLKMNVAPQAVFQTLKAMCAGQRVADSCSGGETSTAAHTTSITTAPTEAREEDSLVSGKSPKPPAAPPSASVPRATRVNTKIVVYGPQDASAPHSQVRGKAGASHGEKSREASSQRVQRQPSATRGQKTKSSGSSSSSSQINST; from the exons ATGTCTCAACAACCGCAACAAACGGCGCATTCCGCCCCGGACTCCCCTGCGCTGGTGGTCACCAGTAACGTGCAGAAATACGCCATCAAGAAGAAGAAAGTCCTCAGTGCTGAAGAGGCAGAGCTGTTTGAAGTAACCCAGGCTGCAGGCATCACCATGGACCAAGAGGTCTTCAA GATCATAGTGGACCTGTTAAAGATGAATGTGGCTCCTCAAGCAGTCTTTCAGACTCTGAAGGCGATGTGTGCAGGCCAGAGGGTAGCTGACAGCTGCAGCGGCGGAGAGACTTCAACTGCCGCCCACACCACTAGCATCACCACAGCACCAACAGAGGCCAGAG AAGAAGACTCTTTGGTCTCTGGAAAGAGCCCTAAGCCTCCTGCAGCTCCCCCCTCAGCGTCTGTCCCCAGAGCCACAAGGGTCAACACTAAGATTGTGGTCTACGGCCCCCAAGACGCTAGTGCTCCTCACTCTCAAg TGCGCGGTAAAGCTGGAGCGAGCCACGGCGAGAAGAGCAGAGAGGCGTCCAGCCAGCGAGTGCAGCGGCAGCCCAGCGCCACCAGAGGGCAGAAGACTAAGAGCTCCGGCAGCAGCAGTTCCTCCTCTCAGATAAACTCCACATGA